In the Leishmania panamensis strain MHOM/PA/94/PSC-1 chromosome 30 sequence genome, one interval contains:
- a CDS encoding hypothetical protein (TriTrypDB/GeneDB-style sysID: LpmP.30.2350) — translation MSLSPTPTALPSSVLLNPKEAAEFYESMCRSEGVFIQSTFLKQLLLGSVIIEFENGYLGGNGVGPIIRTLQRAPLCVLLLEKCALSTEDIKTVCAGLAQHPQLEKIDIRGVPLTIGGAKELLHLVTRNTRITEVLMDESLPKYSAIKQQCYRNVQGAYRINDCVICGVGVSSKAGTSCETLVTRLVLENLNPAVHSVSVAGLQVLCGALQECLSRNSGVLAVCPGICAESLAEDLSCCVSSVAKALVWQMPYDLPKRPFLRAYLTREHSRLKVEAAQKVQDQQSQQSKDGTAPSPSLLVPGPVDVAEEERWRTKRVRTDIDAFFEDHNHLHLLRCTVCGCPAECSQDGPTWLLRVLQKDITEHGAVVTPIALVRLGRLLGLYANLEPCSRRCVRHVVRYGLYGYGGVSCLYSNGYPSLSSVLGGYAELQRLPLVNFSVVDIEREIVEDVCGGELNCALSVASALGDEEGVPMDPYFIFAIGRQLRQLSVRTIGMDLAGACEAARLVGCLRVSEAPFKYGRGKDTTDAPPRDLVADWAAWSSSSGETTAQKWLHRAFAHRRQHVCVLDGPHCDLFDNIRAALWSLRQQARSILVTMKFAVAWLALPNGVIPADVRIHTHGFYTTAKVIGQSTLDGTVHIILQCPLGIHVGYRGFFYFPKSVFLQSVRGMAFTFVGAKGLEHRSAGRDASAYSFELVGRSLGTTSPDALALLRRMLMCLMVLGLEQRQAVNTVWGDMVRSCNVKEMRRLFSHEQLPVPLQVLRNLLEARQAGKMVSDLSTFHSGVGRRRQRRVTTPRTYWERVLLFSRFPSQILFFFSELIDTREGARWLQEALRAASAVLTTAKDCGTPDQMTPSVGTTKRLADLMPLPSTPITERQWIVTLPAPPQQATTSRFLASSRVLDIPRAGAAARRSPSLPQRHRSVKGEQMSMTPKPTLDKSLKPPSASLSGVRRRKTLGRSSMINSAPKKSPRTRSVESQSSEEGMNTTSPAFMTSSLGSSPSFPFDRALVLLQREWAVERAQRQTILQAASSVGLLEFLRAFQQPRFTINQQRGRSNSASQATRANDLHGLDAADSAKAPEAIAARLVGKPWLVVPYPDNSRAPIPSSSSTSDTLLLFMGDTVSAYSTSESRLLCGPVVMGDDPVLVDFPFSTGVDAATIHPTQPHLAFFFSGKEWLLFDFYLAECVDGPYGISSHGQFRRLPAIFHDGLDGVVHIPHTQLLVFFRDSCYVVFDAGARRCVGGVGFLDLASREPVGPGGRPVQTGHTSSNMPPSLEDLLQRLSLPATASQNAKLRQARRDGSRVVDSDVDDEAVQMVTGASAIGTTTLPLLLSTELQRLLGTAPVAAFCAASADREKVTEACFVVSRTGAVIPVCWQPLDDVAPAADTQASGGGRVPEPQRRWLLNVPGQAALRAETTLRNLPIVFRQFTTAALASLCKVAVETQCTFKESFTASAASSPQLCIFDPERPIEPLHASPRAVVNPRGAGTERESLSGDTFTDVQNSIVSNCGESFSTSVATRITSSLMATSLGERMPHALSRCGSAQETDIAVTGNSTWHDEVLFYGDAEEPKQARESGVSNTPAAERQMSLLLPPLQETSDGVAEVKGKHRVAFIEYDLGASAPPRIFTALLLALDTSALPSSVLQFSPLVASVDSSTNGEVYFPQAIVRITSSVVAARWGSGPGSATCSAARFWRLRFCTPVPACLGIVRLFWMETVLRSFAETQLQAPTVLSPCTLVMLTVPPPPPLEFTDGDGEVATAPPSYRSGVAASRDPLIIEAQELLQASQELIAGDNLHLVFLDDPSHSSPGWFAPHAVIPELGNAALSTCLFVCGSSILQVGWPSQGATITATVAEVQPIVRCVGFHEIPYPFVLGWDAAFYPAPREHPSKVALLRGDWMLLWDLHEHRPRSDVLLWRTSVLLAKLTSVPIATVVAVINCWSSEEGNAVIGVFHVASSLEKEDVRYVEFDLEAGVVLDVPVPLTSCLRNRFRAPPPPPGNTLHTVLCTPCAPSTWYMFWDVGVQTVSRAAHMTKSGGNGEDEAAAVPPLTESSLFYSVPLYLNEWGQLQHHCRILLDVPRLLKTVQGKAVDDLVIAGMQLYSTGGLDGARTCWQVQCSENGVSGWKDVARHYQAAGSRVCSETLWAPSDAYPLSRCPYWRLSRGASLEGPDAAFGPTSLWPESETSAVQSYTQLRLLTLPQRCCRQLPTRVSGDATATPVAAIESFFSQSASGAASLSLQPCGSATTTSSGISSDCIVYELIWDYGSAPVALCGVAFEPRDISAVTVECTWTMWHSSTNVGPGICCAKTTKLMPSRETSSMCTLSWLPDGPYRYWRLQCEWRKVASVACSSWHPPSLTVSSFSAHEYDGPFVTVYNAAGGCLRATPLLWPMTDNVTNSPYQLQCITNSVVQLMHVPLCLTLWETEFFCERGNCTVRIALESTDDAREWSIAAETTINTVVATASRPQLCSLSWSNCGARVLWRLRVLESSADVTLHLTRIRLGHCPTESHISILLPQTTTSNATATAAVVATAGTPHRCSSSMAVVKTPVGRISASVLSFIRPHRPVQVRAIVPNSGARYYVEYLGLDGTSWLFAAVLDGSRTNALDPAFSSSKSAAGAASVSWDGAFVSPSTHWRLRPADGTSLDPLRCVEWFERSSEYAEMIDTAEIAGMVVSTTGFTEVQSPSALSGSAAYRKTMDASEGRKVSPMPVLQCRAQSLRCTTTERNLELTTVTWSFVSPLMFDQLLLFVETKVSEPVAATAVETTGVESDASAPTATEAPAPPAMSAYQLLQRVLVETSDNGQDYVTVAEAVLRLCDKTVSLRWAEVPAAAFWRLRFAPRVVPATASPKEAPLTFTLDLYAARWLVRRGGPALLAQVTKPTSEYYSNTIFRSLISETFSAEGDFIESCRRAFEEYKSTQSKLREADDISRRGEVAGAVQGLKKRYQRFLQKAAKEAGSFMRLDDADAARGKGGEGSRTVPPLVPAAVSAEMSGWLSKSHLSSDLIHLLVESAMATSIGGAHLLRLVELLHHPLAFRKALQFTKRSSHWFYPCLEVVGPLAEDWYGFPAASVCASLSVFWSLSTPLQRQLDALLTTADKITPLNEHVASLLVVVCISESNWVPSSHFPTVSPFLYAVGFAEQPVTMAFAINDIVFTPPYAVGIPGARDSQPLLSPYPYMIAAGVNFVQQCPLARCPAPVMDVLRYILPPSAFAVDARGNSAVLVTFVLTVSSLHAGSGVSGEEPSAVLRFTVSGAGVNFGLTGLVMESIEFEVLLLGTTGVFADCSPPAGQRFHQMNFLSHGARFVSDAGTLVGLSVTQLEDGTSITEVELPLSLMGAVNGDGLPLVSLRGDFGSTRFTDVAEFPGAVVTHLQFTTVSHVENAVAILDAPSTLKQEGDSNAAQWVFAPLEGEGQVFLPGVMRSCNCGCAIHPACRGSNMPVQLSNFHIALDCCSVKDLAALARACRGDDRDVGPELFSPPRQEVTAYDVGGLRIEVAATLRVLTSCVGDNRACVSLKGSAVVSVENTAIPDATLEMDCESGFISLTARCVHPLVIGATLVEGCSAKPLMLHLVCPATVSGSVPAGADQHSVLGASLHLLVSGHACFFGAHHRARVTLEFSQSTGLFNSVTLVAASLRHAGLVVTLQDCVVSEVWRFAQMTINEGALRGILERDMSVVPIVATMRAHLVPLALSVTSIAPEPYDIVAQRLSCRVKGLLYGACFDVVASVVAPDDSDDLWSLLGAQCIPAILEQCEENLWASYANIVGLRETGSIGCPDANPAL, via the coding sequence ATGTCTCTGTCTCCCACGCCGACTGCCTTGCCGAGCAGTGTTCTGCTCAACCCCAAAGAGGCGGCTGAGTTTTACGAGTCAATGTGCCGTAGTGAAGGCGTTTTTATCCAGTCAACGTTCCTCAAGCAACTGCTGCTCGGCTCCGTGATCATCGAGTTTGAAAATGGTTACCTTGGGGGGAACGGGGTGGGTCCCATCATTCGCACGCTTCAGCGCGCACCACTCTGCGTCCTGCTCCTAGAAAAGTGTGCGTTGAGTACGGAGGACATTAAGACGGTCTGTGCCGGACTTGCACAGCACccgcagctggagaagataGATATCCGTGGCGTTCCGTTGACCATTGGTGGGGCCAAGGAGTTGCTGCATCTCGTGACGCGTAACACGCGGATTACAGAGGTTCTGATGGATGAGTCGCTGCCAAAGTATAGTGCTATTAAGCAGCAATGCTACCGCAACGTGCAGGGCGCGTACCGAATTAATGACTGCGTCATCTGCGGAGTGGGTGTATCGTCCAAGGCAGGAACGTCGTGCGAGACGCTGGTCACTCGCTTGGTGCTCGAGAACTTGAATCCCGCCGTACACTCTGTGAGCGTTGCAGGTTTGCAGGTGCTGTGTGGTGCTTTGCAGGAGTGCCTTAGTCGCAACAGCGGCGTTCTGGCTGTCTGCCCTGGTATTTGCGCGGAGTCGCTCGCGGAGGACTTGTCTTGTTGTGTGTCCAGCGTTGCCAAGGCCCTTGTGTGGCAAATGCCCTACGATTTACCGAAACGCCCCTTTCTCCGCGCTTACCTCACACGGGAGCACAGCCGACTGAAGGTggaagcagcgcagaaggTGCAGGATCAACAGTCCCAGCAATCCAAGGATGGCACCGCACCTTCGCCATCTCTGCTTGTTCCTGGGCCGGTGGATgtcgcggaggaggagcgatgGCGTACCAAACGGGTTCGCACCGATATCGATGCATTTTTCGAGGACCACAaccacctccatctccttcgcTGCACCGTGTGCGGTTGCCCAGCTGAATGCTCCCAGGACGGCCCCACGTGGCTGCTACGCGTGTTGCAGAAGGACATCACGGAGCACGGCGCCGTGGTAACGCCGAttgcgctggtgcggctTGGGCGTCTACTTGGACTCTACGCAAACCTGGAACCGTGCTCACGGCGCTGTGTGCGCCACGTGGTGCGCTACGGCTTGTACGGCTACGGGGGCGTGAGCTGCCTCTATTCCAATGGCTACCCATCACTCTCAAGCGTGTTAGGCGGCTACGCCGAGCTCCAGCGACTTCCTCTCGTCAACTTCAGCGTTGTGGATATCGAGCGGGAGATTGTCGAGGATGTTTGTGGCGGGGAGCTGAACTGTGCCTTGTCGGTAGCAAGTGCGCTGGGAGACGAGGAAGGGGTTCCCATGGACCCGTATTTCATCTTTGCGATTGGTCGGCAACTGCGCCAACTCTCGGTGCGCACCATTGGCATGGACCTGGCTGGCGCCTGCGAGGCGGCACGGTTGGTCGGTTGTCTCCGTGTTAGCGAGGCTCCCTTCAAGTACGGTAGGGGGAAGGATACCACCGATGCACCACCGCGAGACCTTGTTGCGGACTGGGCTGCCtggagtagcagcagcggtgagaCCACAGCCCAAAAGTGGCTCCACCGCGCCTTTGcccaccggcggcagcacgtcTGCGTCCTGGATGGCCCGCATTGTGATCTCTTCGACAACATACGCGCCGCGCTCTGgtcactgcggcagcaggcacGCTCCATCTTAGTAACCATGAAGTTTGCCGTGGCGTGGCTGGCGCTGCCTAATGGAGTCATACCGGCTGACGTGAGgatccacacacacggctTCTACACAACGGCAAAGGTGATCGGTCAGAGCACACTCGATGGCACAGTGCACATTATTCTTCAGTGTCCGCTGGGCATCCATGTCGGATACAGAGGTTTCTTCTACTTCCCCAAGAGTGTCTTCCTGCAGAGCGTTCGAGGGATGGCCTTCACCTTCGTGGGCGCTAAAGGACTAGAGCATCGTTCAGCAGGTCGAGACGCGTCTGCTTACAGCTTTGAGCTGGTTGGACGTTCCCTCGGTACCACATCGCCGGACGCACTGGCCCTTTTGCGACGGATGCTGATGTGCTTGATGGTGCTGGGACTAGAGCAGAGGCAGGCGGTGAACACGGTATGGGGAGACATGGTTCGGTCTTGCAACGTGAAGGAAATGCGGCGCCTCTTCAGCCACGAGCAGCTGCCAGTGCCACTACAGGTTCTGCGCAACTTATTGGAAGCAAGGCAGGCAGGGAAGATGGTGTCTGACCTCTCAACCTTCCACTCCGGCGTTGGACGgcgacgccagcgccgtgTGACTACTCCACGCACGTACTGGGAACGAGTGCTGCTATTCAGCCGCTTCCCGTCTCAGATCCTGTTCTTCTTTAGTGAGCTGATAGACACTCGGGAAGGCGCCCGATGGCTACAAGAGGCGCTACGTGCTGCGTCGGCAGTGCTCACGACTGCAAAGGACTGCGGTACACCAGACCAAATGACACCCAGCGTGGGCACCACGAAGCGGCTGGCTGACCTCATGCCCCTCCCTTCCACTCCCATCACTGAGCGCCAGTGGATCGTGACACtcccagcaccgccgcagcaggccACGACCTCTCGCTTTCTGGCGTCTTCTCGGGTGCTCGATATCCCTCGTGCCGGTGCCGCGGCAAGGCGGTCGCCATCCCTGCCGCAACGGCACAGGAGCGTTAAGGGCGAGCAGATGTCGATGACCCCCAAACCCACGTTGGACAAGAGCCTAAAGCCACCGTCCGCGTCGCTGTCGGGtgtaaggaggaggaagactcTAGGACGGTCTTCCATGATCAACTCGGCACCCAAGAAATCGCCGAGGACGAGGTCTGTGGAGAGCCAATCGTCAGAAGAGGGCATGAACACGACGAGCCCTGCCTTCATGACCTCCTCCTTGGGAAGCAGTCCTTCGTTCCCATTTGACAGAGCCCTTGTTCTGCTTCAGCGAGAGTGGGCGGTGGAAcgggcgcagcggcagacgaTCCTTCAAGCAGCGTCGTCCGTGGGGCTTCTTGAGTTTTTGCGTGCGTTCCAGCAGCCCAGATTCACTATTAACCAACAGAGGGGACGTTCAAACAGCGCATCCCAGGCGACGCGCGCGAATGACCTGCACGGTCTTGACGCTGCAGACAGTGCTAAAGCGCCCGAAGCGATTGCGGCGCGACTTGTAGGCAAGCCATGGCTAGTGGTGCCGTATCCAGACAACAGCCGCGCACCcatcccctcctcgtcgtccacaTCGGACACACTGCTTCTGTTCATGGGTGACACAGTTAGCGCGTACAGTACGAGTGAATCCCGGCTCCTTTGTGGTCCCGTCGTAATGGGCGACGACCCTGTGCTGGTAGATTTTCCCTTCAGCACGGGTGTTGACGCGGCGACCATACACCCGACCCAGCCGCacctcgccttcttcttttcggGGAAAGAGTGGCTGCTGTTTGATTTCTACTTGGCCGAATGTGTGGATGGTCCCTACGGGATTAGCAGCCACGGCCAATTCCGTCGACTGCCGGCCATCTTTCACGACGGGCTAGATGGCGTGGTGCACATCCCACATACCCAGCTGCTCGTCTTCTTCCGCGACTCCTGCTACGTGGTCTTTGATGCGGGCGCACGGCGATGCGTCGGCGGTGTGGGATTCCTTGACCTGGCGTCGAGAGAACCCGTCGGCCCAGGCGGTCGGCCTGTCCAAACAGGGCATACCTCCTCCAACATGCCGCCCTCGTTAGAGGACCTGCTCCAGCGTCTGTCACTACCAGCCACAGCATCACAAAATGCCAAGCTCAGACAAGCGCGTCGAGACGGGTCACGCGTCGTGGATAGTGATGTCGACGACGAAGCAGTGCAAATGGTGACCGGTGCAAGCGCCATTGGCACGACAACGCTGCCTCTCCTGCTTTCCACAGAGCTCCAGAGACTGCTGGGGACGGCACCCGTGGCGGCTTTCtgcgctgccagcgctgacCGTGAGAAGGTCACAGAGGCGTGCTTTGTGGTGAGTCGGACCGGCGCCGTGATACCGGTGTGCTGGCAGCCCCTGGACGACGTCGCACCGGCAGCCGACACGCAGGcaagcggcggtggtaggGTTCctgagccgcagcgccgctggctGCTGAATGTACCGGGGCAGGCAGCTCTGAGGGCGGAGACGACCCTGCGGAATCTGCCGATTGTCTTCCGCCAGTTTaccacagcggcgctcgCGAGCCTGTGTAAGGTGGCAGTTGAGACACAGTGCACATTCAAGGAATCATTTACCGCTTCAGCTGCCTCTTCGCCACAACTGTGCATTTTTGACCCTGAGAGGCCGATAGAACCTCTCCACGCATCCCCGCGTGCCGTCGTGAACCCGCGTGGCGCAGGCACAGAAAGGGAGAGTCTCAGCGGGGATACCTTCACAGATGTACAAAACTCGATAGTGAGCAACTGTGGCGAGTCGTTCTCGACCAGCGTTGCCACGAGGATTACCTCCTCACTGATGGCGACAAGCCTGGGAGAGCGGATGCCACACGCGCTCTCACGCTGCGGGTCAGCGCAAGAGACTGACATCGCGGTTACGGGGAACTCGACGTGGCACGACGAAGTTCTCTTTTACGGTGACGCAGAGGAGCCGAAGCAGGCGCGTGAGTCTGGGGTCTCGAATACTCCCGCTGCGGAGCGGCagatgtcgctgctgctaccgccgctgcaggaaaCCTCTGATGGCGTGGCAGAGGTGAAAGGTAAGCATCGGGTAGCGTTCATTGAATACGACCTCGGTGCCTCCGCCCCGCCCCGCATCttcacagcgctgctgttggctCTCGACACCTCTGCGCTTCCATCGTCAGTTCTGCAGTTCTCTCCCTTGGTGGCCTCCGtggacagcagcaccaacggcgAAGTGTACTTTCCCCAAGCCATTGTGCGCATCACCAGCTCGGTGGTAGCGGCGCGCTGGGGGAGCGGTCCAGGCTCTGCGAcgtgctctgctgcgcgCTTTTGGAGGCTGCGATTTTGCACTCCAGTGCCAGCCTGTCTGGGCATTGTTCGTCTCTTCTGGATGGAGACGGTCTTGCGCAGCTTTGCAGAGACGCAGTTGCAAGCGCCAACAGTGCTCTCGCCGTGCACGCTGGTAATGCTTAcggtgccaccaccaccacctctggaGTTCACCGATGGCGATGGTGAAGTtgccaccgcgccgccgtcatATCGGAGTGGTGTAGCTGCCAGTCGAGATCCCCTCATTATCGAAGCCCAGGAGCTGCTCCAAGCATCGCAGGAGCTGATCGCAGGCGACAATTTGCACCTTGTGTTCCTCGATGACCcgagccacagcagccccgGCTGGTTCGCCCCGCACGCTGTGATACCCGAGCTCGGGAACGCTGCCCTATCCACGTGTCTCTTTGTATGCGGTTCCTCGATACTGCAGGTAGGATGGCCCTCCCAAGGCGCAACCATCACGGCGACAgtggcagaggtgcagcCCATTGTGCGCTGCGTGGGCTTCCACGAGATCCCCTACCCTTTTGTACTCGGCTGGGATGCAGCCTTTTACCCGGCACCACGCGAGCATCCCAGCAAAgtcgctctcctccgcgGGGATTGGATGCTGCTATGGGACCTCCACGAGCACCGACCCCGTAGtgacgtgctgctgtggcgcaccTCAGTGTTGCTTGCAAAATTAACGTCGGTGCCTATCGCCActgtcgtcgctgtcatCAACTGCTGGTCTAGCGAAGAAGGAAACGCGGTGATCGGTGTATTTCATGTCGCGTCGTCGCTGGAGAAAGAAGATGTGAGGTACGTGGAGTTTGATCTGGAAGCGGGTGTGGTGCTTGATGTTCCAGTCCCGCTGACCTCGTGCTTGAGGAATCGCTTtcgtgcaccgccgccgcctcctggcAACACTCTTCACACCGTTCTCTGTACACCATGCGCGCCATCGACGTGGTACATGTTTTGGGATGTTGGCGTGCAAACCGTTTCCAGGGCTGCACACATGACCAAGAGCGGCGGTAACGGCGAGGATGAGGCAGCCGCTGTCCCCCCGTTGACCGAGTCGTCTCTCTTCTATTCCGTGCCACTCTACCTGAACGAATGGGGCCAGCTGCAACACCACTGTCGGATACTGCTCGAtgtgccgcggctgctgaaAACCGTCCAAGGGAAGGCTGTCGACGATCTCGTGATCGCAGGCATGCAGCTTTACAGCACTGGCGGCTTGGACGGCGCCAGGACGTGCTGGCAggtgcagtgcagcgagaACGGTGTGAGTGGATGGAAGGATGTGGCAAGGCACTACCAAGCCGCTGGCAGTCGCGTGTGCAGTGAAACGCTGTGGGCGCCAAGTGATGCCTACCCGTTGAGCAGGTGCCCGTACTGGCGGCTGTCGCGTGGGGCGTCCTTGGAAGGTCCAGACGCCGCTTTCGGTCCTACTTCCTTGTGGCCTGAATCAGAGACTTCGGCAGTCCAATCATACACCCAGCTTCGCCTATTGACGCTGCCACAACGGTGCTGTCGGCAGCTGCCGACGCGCGTTTCCGGCGATGCAACGGCAACACCAGTGGCAGCCATCGAGTCGTTCTTCTCCCAAAGCGCGTCAGGCGCTGCGTCGTTGTCATTGCAGCCGTGTGGCTCGGCAACGACCACTTCCTCGGGCATCTCCTCTGACTGCATTGTGTACGAGCTGATCTGGGACTATGGatcggcgccggtggcgtTGTGCGGTGTTGCCTTCGAACCGCGCGATATATCGGCGGTCACTGTCGAGTGCACATGGACGAtgtggcacagcagcacgaacGTTGGTCCAGGCATCTGTTGTGCCAAAACAACAAAGCTGATGCCCAGCAGAGAAACTAGTAGCATGTGCACGCTCTCCTGGTTGCCAGATGGCCCTTATCGCTACTGGCGCCTGCAGTGTGAATGGAGGAAGGTGGCGAGTGTCGCCTGTAGTAGTTGGCACCCACCCTCACTGACTGTTTCGTCTTTCAGCGCACACGAGTACGACGGCCCCTTTGTCACCGTGTATAACGCAGCGGGTGGCTGCCTGAGAgcgacaccgctgctgtggccgaTGACCGACAATGTGACTAACTCGCCATATCAGCTGCAGTGTATCACCAACAGCGTTGTGCAGCTAATGCACGTCCCGCTGTGTCTAACGCTCTGGGAGACAGAGTTTTtctgtgagagagggaacTGCACGGTTCGCATCGCTCTGGAGTCTACCGACGACGCAAGAGAATGGTCTATTGCAGCTGAAACGACGATTAACACAGTCGTGGCGACCGCGTCAAGACCGCAGCTGTGCTCGCTCTCGTGGTCGAActgcggcgcgcgcgtcctatggcgcctgcgtgtgcttgAATCATCTGCTGACGTGACGCTGCACTTAACGCGTATACGACTCGGACACTGCCCAACGGAGAGCCACATCTCCATTCTCCTGCCCCAGACCACGACGAGTAATGCGACCGCTACCGCGGCAGtggtcgccaccgctggaacgccgcaccggtgctcctcctccatggcTGTGGTGAAAACACCAGTGGGGCGCATATCTGCCTCGGTGCTGAGCTTCATACGCCCGCATCGACCAGTACAGGTGCGCGCCATAGTTCCCAACAGCGGCGCCCGCTACTACGTAGAGTACCTGGGCCTCGATGGGACCTCGTGGCTCTTCGCAGCTGTGCTTGATGGCAGTCGCACAAATGCGCTGGACCCCGCGTTCTCGTCGAGCAAgtctgctgcaggcgcggcgTCCGTCTCCTGGGATGGCGCCTTTGTCTCACCCAGCACCCACTGGCGCCTTCGTCCGGCGGACGGAACGTCGCTCGATCCTCTGAGGTGTGTGGAGTGGTTTGAGCGCAGCAGTGAGTATGCAGAGATGATCGACACAGCAGAGATCGCTGGAATGGTCGTGAGCACCACCGGATTCACGGAAGTGCAGTCTCCATCCGCGCTGagtggcagcgcggcgtACAGGAAGACAATGGATGCATCTGAGGGGCGCAAGGTTTCACCGATGCCGGTGTTGCAATGCAGAGCACAGAGTCTGCGGTGCACGACCACCGAGCGGAACTTGGAGCTGACTACGGTGACGTGGTCCTTCGTCTCTCCCTTGATGTTCGACCAGCTTCTGCTGTTTGTGGAGACCAAGGTGAGCGAGCCAgttgctgccactgccgtgGAGACAACGGGGGTGGAGAGTGACGCTTCTGCGCCTACAGCCACAGAAGCACCAGCCCCACCAGCGATGTCAGCATATCAGCTGCTTCAGAGGGTGCTCGTGGAGACAAGCGATAATGGGCAAGATTACGTCACCGTTGCGGAAGCGGTGCTGCGACTGTGCGACAAGACTGTTTCGCTTCGCTGGGCGGAGGTGCCTGCAGCAGCCTTTTGGCGCCTCCGCTTTGCCCCAAGAGTTGTACCAGCGACAGCATCGCCAAAAGAGGCGCCACTCACTTTCACTCTTGACTTGTACGCAGCACGGTGGCTGGTTCGCCGAGGTGGTCCAGCGCTACTTGCACAGGTTACGAAGCCAACATCAGAGTACTACTCCAACACCATCTTCCGCTCGTTGATCTCCGAGACGTTCAGTGCCGAAGGCGACTTTATAGAGTCGTGCCGGCGTGCCTTCGAGGAGTACAAGAGCACCCAGAGTAAACTGCGAGAGGCGGATGACATCAGCCGACGAGGAGAGGTAGCAGGGGCGGTGCAGGGGCTTAAGAAGAGATACCAGAGGTTTCTGCAGAAGGCAGCAAAGGAGGCTGGGAGCTTCATGCGGCTGGACGACGCAGACGCTGCGCGGGGGAAGGGCGGCGAAGGCTCACGCACGGTACCCCCTCTCGTGCCGGCGGCCGTTTCTGCTGAAATGTCAGGGTGGCTGTCAAAGTCGCATCTCTCGTCGGACCtcatccacctcctcgtgGAATCGGCGATGGCCACATCGATTGGTGGCGCACACCTCTTGCGCCTTGTCGAGCTTCTCCATCATCCGCTGGCGTTCCGGAAAGCGCTGCAGTTCACGAAACGTTCGTCGCACTGGTTCTACCCGTGCCTGGAAGTCGTTGGCCCCCTGGCCGAGGACTGGTACGGCTTCCCAGCTGCGAGCGTGTGCGCATCTCTCTCCGTTTTCTGGAGTCTCTCCAccccgctgcagcgtcagctTGACGCGCTTCTCACCACGGCAGACAAGATCACGCCTCTGAATGAGCACGTTGCGAGCCTGCTCGTTGTCGTTTGCATCAGTGAATCGAACTGGGTCCCAAGCAGCCACTTCCCGACCGTGTCACCGTTCCTCTACGCTGTTGGTTTCGCGGAACAGCCCGTTACGATGGCCTTTGCAATCAACGATATCGTCTTCACGCCGCCGTACGCTGTAGGCATCCCCGGCGCCCGAGACTCACAGCCTCTTTTGAGTCCATACCCCTACATGATCGCTGCGGGTGTCAACTTTGTGCAGCAGTGTCCGCTGGCGCGCTGTCCGGCTCCAGTGATGGATGTACTTCGCTACATTCTCCCCCCAAGTGCCTTCGCGGTGGATGCGAGGGGAAACAGTGCCGTGCTGGTCACATTTGTGCTGACTGTCAGCTCTCTTCACgcgggcagcggcgtcagcggCGAAGAGCCTAGTGCCGTACTGCGCTTCACGGTCTCCGGTGCGGGGGTGAACTTTGGTCTCACTGGACTCGTCATGGAATCGATTGAGTTCGAGGTACTGCTCTTAGGTACCACGGGCGTCTTTGCAGACTGCAGCCCACCTGCTGGTCAGCGCTTCCATCAGATGaactttctctctcacggCGCGCGCTTTGTAAGCGACGCTGGCACTTTGGTGGGACTGTCAGTGACCCAGCTGGAGGACGGCACGTCCATCACTGAAGTCGAACTTCCTTTGAGTTTGATGGGAGCGGTGAATGGCGACGGTCTGCCCTTGGTTAGCCTGCGCGGAGATTTTGGCAGCACGCGCTTCACCGATGTTGCGGAGTTCCCTGGCGCCGTAGTGACGCACTTGCAGTTCACGACAGTTAGTCACGTAGAAAATGCCGTAGCTATACTGGACGCGCCCTCGACGCTCAAGCAAGAAGGCGACAGCAATGCCGCGCAATGGGTCTTTGCGCCGTtagaaggggaggggcaggtGTTCCTCCCTGGggtgatgcgcagctgcaactgTGGCTGCGCTATCCACCCGGCGTGTCGGGGGAGCAATATGCCAGTTCAACTAAGCAACTTTCACATCGCGCTCGATTGCTGCTCCGTCAAGGATCTTGCTGCGCTCGCTCGTGCGTGCAGAGGCGACGATCGAGACGTCGGCCCGGAGCTGTTTTCGCCCCCAAGGCAGGAGGTGACGGCGTATGATGTCGGAGGGTTGCGCATAGAAGTGGCAGCCACGTTGCGCGTGTTGACGAGCTGCGTCGGAGACAACCGAGCATGCGTGTCGCTGAAGGGCAGCGCGGTGGTGAGCGTCGAGAACACCGCTATACCGGATGCAACGCTGGAGATGGACTGCGAGTCCGGATTTATCTCCCTCACGGCGCGATGCGTGCACCCTCTCGTGATTGGCGCCACTCTCGTAGAGGGATGTTCGGCGAAGCCTCTCATGCTTCATCTGGTGTGTCCGGCCACTGTATCTGGCAGTGTCCCTGCGGGTGCAGACCAGCATTCAGTCCTTGGTGCGTCACTGCATTTGTTGGTGTCTGGCCACGCCTGCTTCTTTGGCGCCCATCATAGGGCGCGGGTGACCCTCGAGTTCTCGCAGAGTACGGGGCTGTTCAACTCCGTGACCCTTGTGGCCGCGTCCTTGCGCCACGCTGGCCTCGTCGTTACCCTCCAGGACTGCGTTGTGTCAGAAGTGTGGCGCTTTGCTCAGATGACGATCAACGAAGGCGCTCTACGAGGCATACTAGAACGTGACATGAGTGTCGTCCCGATCGTGGCGACAATGCGGGCTCACCTGGTCCCGTTGGCGCTATCCGTCACCTCGATAGCCCCAGAACCGTACGACAttgtggcgcagcggctgtcGTGCCGAGTGAAGGGTCTACTCTATGGCGCGTGCTTTGATGTGGTCGCCTCTGTCGTGGCGCCAGACGACTCTGACGACCTTTGGTCCCTTCTCGGCGCCCAATGCATCCCTGCAATTCTGGAGCAGTGCGAAGAGAATCTGTGGGCCTCGTACGCCAACATAGTTGGGCTGCGTGAGACCGGCAGTATTGGCTGTCCTGACGCAAATCCGGCACTATAG